tttaatttctcgactttgatctttatgttaacatgtcAATGCCCGTATTTTTTGTACACGATTTATCATGAATTATTCATGAGGtaatcttactatgtgatttgatattttataaagtCTCAATTACTAGAAACACTATAAACATCACACTAAAAACAAAATAttccgtgaaattcacgggtcacaaaactagttagtGCTCATATATAACCATTTTTTTTTCTTGGAAGTTGTTTGATGTATGGCTTATTTCTGACGTAAAACAACATGTAAGCCATGCCTCTATCTTTTTATGTGTTCATAGATAGATAGTATAATATCATATCAATATAATATGTAGTAGTAATTCTTTTATATCTCAAACAAATAATAGAGGAGTTTTAGTGGGAAATCCAAGCGTAATCGTCATGAGCATCAACAATAAACTCGATTTAGTTCACGTACCATATAATCATGTAGGCAAGCAACAAATTTAatgaataataacaataaaataaaaaatatagtATTCAATACATAGTATAATATTATGTGGTATATTGACACGAAAATTAAGAGTATAAACTCTCTATTCAAAATTACAATCTCACTCGCCATAAATTTCACACTTTCTGGGTCTAAATTATCAAACCTTACCTTCTTCAATGCTACTATGTTCCCTGTTACCAAATCAAACTACATTAATTTACACGAAAATTGCTAACCATATGAACTTTTAAGAAGCAAGTAATAGAGCTAAATAGCTAATCATACGAATTTTTGACACAAAGACGATTGAAATACCGAACATTGCTTGGTTAACTTAATATAATAGCATGACTGACTACTTGAATAAAATCCGACAATTGCTACAGTTGTACAATATGTCTATATAGTCAATATAATGTAATAGTAACAGAATTTAATATACATGCACGTTCAATGCAAGGAGCAATAAATAGAATTATTGTCAACGTAATAGAACAAATTATGAGAAATTACCTTCCATGCACATTAAAATCTATAAAGAAAGAAAGTGTTTCATCTCCACCATTATATGCTCATGCTCCATATACCAACTTGGTTCAATACCAATATTGTATTTGCTTTGCCAATAACACCTAAACATAAAAAGTCATGGAATTAGTAAGTAACAATAATAAAGTATAAAGTACAAATAATAGTGACAGGTGAAAGTAAACACGGTGACCCTAATAAAAAGTACACATAGTAGGGGGAAGGTGTACTCCTATTTATATACTCGTAAGCTACGGAATATAAGACTCATAATCTACTCTTTTCCAATTCTTATCTTGTATGAGGAAGCTATTAAACATTAGACTTCTGAAAGTGTTGGAGACTCGAGAGCTATGTAGataaaatttgcataaatattgggataattatacatattattattttaaataaaattaattagatagtTTTAAAAAGTTGGAGTCtttagaattgcctgaaaaaagccacttttatatatatacattgATTAGGTAATTAGCGTTCAATTGAAACTATTTACGtttatggtgtccacgtcatcaaTTTTCTTTTTTTACCAGACTTTCAACAAAGCCGCTAATGTTCTTAGCGGCTTTATCAATTCTTCATCCAAAATTCACACTAACCATATCCAGTAGCTATTGGAGTGCCTAAATTCGTGTTATTCATATAAGCCGCTAAGAATTATAGCGACTTtgccaagtttttttttttaaaagaaaagaACGTAGTAAGCTGCTGAAGTTCTTAGCGGCTTTGACCGtggatttgaaaaaaaaagcTTGCACAATCCAGTAGCTACTGGACTCAAAAATTGCAAAAAAGACACAGGCAAAGCCGCTGATGTTCTTAGCGACTTTATCTAATTTTcactaaaaaaaaaggaaagaacaTAAGCCGTTGTAGTTCTTAGCGGTTTTACCTgtggatttgaaaaaaaaaagctgCAAACACATAAAACCCAATGCCTAAGCCTTCACTACGACAAACACGACTGCAAATAGATCATTCACATCTGCACAAACCTTCACCATGACATACACAATGCCCAAATATACACATTCCAAACACGACATTGAAATCCGAAAATGCAATTCATGTCATTGATAAGAAAATAAACCAACAAAGTTCGTACTACAACTCCAAAAGTAATCTAATCTTGAACTAAAGTCATactttgaaataaaattaaagtTCATAAAAATTAAACATTTCCATCAAACTACTTGACACATTAGCCCAATCTCGAGTGAGTCCTCTTTGATCTTGATCTTGAACTGGTAGGTGTCTCCTCCTCACGGATAAGGGTAAGCCTATGCTCCAAGTGACGTAAATGATATCTAGGAGGAGGTTGGTGTGGAGGGCTTGGATGATCGGTGTCAATGGGTGGGACTAGATGCTTGTGTCCCGTGCGTTGCAAGCATTCGAGTGACATTGTCTGCATCTCTCGCAACATGCCTACATGAGATAGTGGAACATCCTCCGCATGTTACCATGCATAGTAGTAGCATGGTTATAGTTGTATAAATGACCCTCCGTCTGCAAAATTTAACAAGTacaattttactaaaattaaacTAATACTAAACAAATTTCATTAGACAAAGGTTGTTAAAATTGAAGAAATACTTACAAGTAGCATGTTGTCCGCCGCATTCGAATAGAAATTGTGTCTCTTCTCATACAAGTCTTTGCTTTGTGTTTCGGTACTAAAGTTAAGAACTACTAGATGAGTGATGGCACGATACCATTGTAGGTATCCATCATTGTAGTCAAGGTAACAATTGTAAAGAACACCTCTAGGGGTCAATCTAGTCTTGCGGTTATTCCACTTCGCAATGCTTTCTTTATGCAAGTCCTCATAATCAGTAGCAGTTCCTCGACGATCAATTTTATGCAAATTTTTAGATGTTTTACATAGAGGGGGAATCGTAGGATGCCAACCAAATTGCCTAACAACCTTATTAGAAAAATGCCACTCAACGGCTTCAAAGCAAATGAGTGGTGCATTTACAATCCACTCACTGGGATCTTCGGTACAAAGGACGGGAAGAAGGGAAAGGACATCCGTAGCGTAGGGTTCCCAAGTGAACATGGTAACGATCATTGTATCAAGAGCATGCCTACATTGAACTAATCCAATCAAGTGATACCTGTAAGCCCGGTGAATTCTTAGCCACCTACAACCAAGTGGGTCAACACCCTCCACCACTTGGAAACCAAGTGGGTATTCGACACCGGCTTGCTCCTCTACTGTTGATGTCATGATGGTAGGTCGACCAATAGATATACGTTCCCAAGCCCAAAGTTGCATTAGAACAAGACAACCACCAATTTCTATCGCTCCTTTTGTACACGCCGTACACAAGTTTCTATACAAATAAACAAGTGTTGCACTTCCCCAACTATATTCATTCAATCTTTCCAAATTTGTCAAAAGGGGGAAGTAAATTAATTGTACTCTATTGCCACTTTTATCCGGAAAGAGCACGGTACCGATCAAATATAACAAATAAGCTTTTACATATGCATGAAGTTGTTGCTCGGTTGCATCTTGTGGTAGGCCTTGAAAATTTGCTCTTAACCAAGAAAGTTTCAAAGTTTTCCCCTTAAATGCATCAGTTGGTGGTCTAATACCTAAGTAATAATGCTCCAATAACTCAGGCCAAAAGTGATCAGATTTACCAGTTATAGGTAATCCCCCGACCTTTAGACACAACAAAACATTAACATCTTGCAAAGTGATGGCGGCTTCTCCAACTGTTAAATGAAAGGTGTGGGTTTCTTGTCTCCAACGCTCAACTAATGTAGTTATCATATCAGGACGAGCTACAACATAAGCTAACCTATGAATACCATGAAACTGGGTTCCACTAATTAAATTCTCAACAGCTGGGTCTACGGTGAATTTAGATTTGGAATATAAATGATTTCTACATTTTAGCGGCTCGAtatccttcaaaaaaaaaataaacatatatgttttaaaataacttaaacaagtacatattttttttaaaataaaatacgttAAGTAGAACCGTTAATTACCTCTCCTTCCCAAATAACCGAGCTTCTATGTTCCTTTTGCATTGTGAGAACGCTATCATCTACTGGACCCGGCTCCATTTGACCTAAACACATCAAGAAAATAAACATTGTCAAACTCCAAGAAAAATTAACATGGTTTTTAATAGTTCAATTTTAAACAATGAAAAAATAACATGATATATTACCCCCTAGATTTATTTGTTGCACGTGACCGCTTGTTATGCCTCTCTACGTTGCACAAACTACAAGTAACGGTAGACTTGGAAACCTCATCCATTTCATTACAAATTCTTTTAGATACCGGTCTTCCCTTTTCTCTTAACCAAGTATCATTAGGAATCAATTTATTCTCCATCCATGTCTTCCAATAACCCTCATCGGGAATAGGTTGAAAGATTGATATTCCCCCGAAGAGTATAATGGGTCAACATATTGATCCACGTCGATTGAAAAAGGACGAGATACCGCCATTACATATGAACAAGGATAATGAAAGTTTTGCCACTTATTACAAGTACAAGTCCTTCTGTCAATCGTACCGTGTGACTTCTTCCACCACGATTTCCAAGCCTACGACCTTGACTTATAGTTACTTGATAAAGGCCTTGCTCAAAATCGTGTTCACTAACTTCATGATGGGCGgcaatttcttcaatttcatcAAGTGTCTTAGTTACTTTATCCGACCATTTAAAACCACCTAACAATCTATCCCTAGTGATTTTTCTTCAATCAACGAAATATTTGTTAACTCAGGTAAAAGTGGCTTTTACAAGGGCTTGAATTGGGAGAAATCTTACCCCCTTTAGCACACCATTGAAACATTCACACATATTTGTTGCCTTAAAACCATATCTTTTACTACCATCATGAGCAAGAGACCACTTACTTGGACGGATTCTCTCTAACAAAGCTCTAGCATTTGCATTGATCAAACCAATTTTCTCCATACCTAAGTCAAATTTTCTAATTTGGTGTTGCATAGCGTTCTCGGGGAAAGTTGATTTCAAATCTGAATTTTTGAACATCTTGTTAATGTTGGATGCATGATGTCGAATACAATACATAAGAAAAGCGTATGGCTCTTCCCAACCACTCCCCACTTCATTCATTGATTTTAAGATACCCGGATGACGGTCAAACAAGACACAAAGACCTCTACGCCGTGTCACATAATGTCCTATGCAGCCCAAAACCAACTCCAATTCTCATAGTCCTCCTTCTCAACAATGGCAAATGCTAATGGAAAGAGTTGGTCATTTGCATCAACTCCCATTGCAATCAACATAACCCCTTGATATTTGCCATATAGATGAGTGCCATCTATGGTAATAATGGGCCTACAATGAGGGAAGCCGTTGATTGAGGGACCAAATGACCAAAACACTTTATCAAGTAGTTGGAAATTGGGATCATTAGTTGGCTTATTGACAAAATGGACAGCGGTTCCCGGATTTGCCTCTTTTAAAGCATCTAGGTAACGAGGAAGAAAAGCATAAGACTCCTCCCAGTCTCCATAAATATCTACCAACGCTCTTTGTTTAGCCACCCAAGTCTTCCAATAAGAAATCTTGAAGTTGAATTCCTTTGTTATGGATGCCCTTAACAAACTCACCTTAGCCCCCCCAATCTTCTTTCACAAGATGCTTATAGCATTGCTAATAAACTCCTCCCTTAAATTTGGATGATCAAGAGATGGTTTCCGAACCACACAAGACGCTTCATGTGGACCTTTGTATGACAcaattgtgaaaacatctatGGAAATGTTTTTTTACTCGCTCTCAAATACCAACTACAAGCTAAGGGTTATCTATTACACTTATAAGTCACGGTGTGAGGTCTTGATTCGGTAATTTTAAAAACTTGGTTTCTAAGAACATTGTAGGATGTGACAACTTGTCGCAAAATCTCTTTGCTTGCAAATTCTTGCTCAACATTAAATTCCTCTCCATTCTTAAATGGAGCCGCACTTGATTTATACCAACTATTTTCATAATCAACATCTAAAGCATGAACCTTGATGAATTGGGTGTTAGTACATGGTTGAGAAACAAGGTCTATCATATCATCCTCATCACTCAACAACAACATTGTATCTTCCTCTTCaatcacattttcaatttcatctCCAAAAATATTACCATCAATGGGCGCTTCATCAACATTATTAGTTGACAAAGACAAAGACCAATTTGGATCCTCAACTTGACTAAGCATATTTGTGAATGACAAATTAGAGGATTGTGTAGCAGTTTGAGTTATTTCAAGAGGCATCAACTCCATAAACAAATCCATCGATGCGGCTTTCGATTGACACACACTTGCCCACATAGCTTTCAAACTACGATCATTACTCAAGGATAGTACTTTATAACCTCTTACACTTGGGAATTTCATTTTGATATTAATCTCATATTTTCCTTTATCTACCTCTAAAGACTCATATATTTCACTCTTGAGCTCATTAAGACTAATAGTACTATTAACAATAACAAAGCTTTCACAACCACCCTTATAACTAATATCTTCACCATTTACCTCTACTTCACCATTCCACCAACAAGTCAATGGATAATTATTTATCTCCATTGTAAATAATCAAACTAAATACAAACTAGAACAACCAAGCTACTAATTTGAACAATCAAAGTAACAAACTAAGCTAAAAACAATTACTAAACTAAGCACAAAAAAATTAGTAAATTGGGGAAGAATTACTAAAGTATGGACGAAATTAGTAAATTAGGGTTGAATTATTACCTTTAGATGAATATAGGATGAATTAGGTTGATGGAGAGGAATTGATTGAAAGAAATTTgatagattttgggtgagaaatTGGGTTTTTCGACTTATTAGGGTTCCGGGGGAACAATTGGGGATTTTTGTGTTCAATTGAATGAATGCGAGATTcccgtattttttttttaatataagcACCTAAGCCGCTATACTTCTTAGCGGCTTTCtgtgttcatttttttttttgaaaagttgACAAAGTCGCTAAGAATATCAGCAGCTTTGTCTGTTATTTCCGCAATTTTTGAGTCCAATAGCCACTGGACTTTGGAAGATGAATGTCTAGTAAAAAAGAAGCAAAGCCGCTAAGAAGATTAGCGGCTTTGTTGAAAATCTGGGAAAAAAAAGAGTAatgacgtggacaccataaaCGTAAATAGTTTCAATTCAACACTAATTACCTAATTACTTTGCTTAATAACgctaattaaccaaaaaattctCCACATTTTGCGTAGGTTTTGGATGCGGTAGAGAAAGAGTAGGAAGTTGGGTTTGTTTAATGTTTATAAATTgataattgattgattaattgatagTAGACCTGTTAAAACATGTCTTGATCCGTAAATTCGACCCAATTTTTTAGAGTCAAAGACCTATTATCTTGACCCGTGATCTGAAATGACGCGAACCCAAAATGCCCCGTTATTTTGGGTTGAAACTCGATCCGACCTGTTCAACGGATAGGTCAAAGATAAATTAAAAATagtattaaaataatatttttatattatatttcaaataataaatataaaaaacattattttaatttttttttaattaaaaagtaatctaaaagtcaattttatataaattttatatcattaaataataaaataataaatataataatattattaatattaaatatgatttaatttttaaaaatatgtTTTTGGGCtgaaaaatgataaaataaaagacGTCATAATTTTTTCCCTGGCCTGTATTCCGACCCTAACCTAACCCCCCTCGTAAAAATGTCCGCCAATTGTTCCTTTGTGTGAACAATGATATTGCAATGGTCCGTCTACCAAGTGCTATTTAATGAAATGGTAATCTATCTCGGTGTGCTTGGTTCTGCCATAAAAAACCGGATTTCTCGCATTGTGCAACGCCGCTTGATTATCACAATATAACGATTTTATCTTTGTTATTTTTCTCATCTATCCCACTCAAAACCAATTACCCACTTCTTCCCTCCTCACCTACCGGCCTACCCCACCCTCTGGTATCTTTCTAATTTAGCGTCATCTGTCTCTCACGACAACCATaaactcaaagcacgtagaaaaTTCACATTAGTTTGAAACATATTACACTATGCAATTCTTTAGATGGGATAATAGTGAAATAAGCTCGATGTGATCGGATAATAAAGTCACTCCTCATAGTAAGAAGTTCAAGTAAAATGCGATTCAATTTCTTTATATACGAAAAATAATAAACTCCTAACATAACAATCACTAGGCAATATAAAACAATGTAAATTGTAGTTTGCAAACTAGTTTTGTGACATGTGAGAATTGCGGGTTtgacttttgttgttgttttgttttcgcTGTATTGTTCTTGAAAGTATTTTTTCAGCTTTTTtctgtacttttttttttttaacttgaagATATATTATAGTTactgtattttgaaattttgtgatgaGTCAAAACCATGTAATGTTGAACAGAGAATTGCTATCTACCTTCTCTTTTCTACATTCTCTTCTACCTTCTCCACTAATAACCAGTTAAATATAGTATCTTTGGCCTCATTCACTTGTTATCCGACCACCACACGATATATATTAGCTTAATCAATTGTGAGAGGACAAAAGGAGAAGTTGGAAGAGAAGATGAGAGGAAAAAGTTAGATAACAACCCTCAATGAGGAATGACATCAAAACCCCTGAATCTATATGATAGTTTGATTTGTCTTAATGACAACCCCTAAGTTCAGTATTCCATTTTAATATTCGAGGATTGTAACCACTATCTGAAACTTACTTAAGGGAAAAAAAATACTTCGTATATGTGAAATAAATGTAGAAAGAATGAAATATTAATTGTTTATACCTCGACATTTTACTTTTAGATCCTTTGTAAGTACACtctgaaaataaacaaaaataaattagaATCCAATTGAATAGAgtgtaaaagactaaacaaaagtatgcaaataaaaaattatagGTGAACGGAAGTCCCGCCAACTTTTTGTGATCTTATTTATAATCTTGGGTTATATGAGTTTTAATTGCTCTCTTGAGTTTTTGGTTATAATTGATCTCAATAAACTCTCCTAGTGTTAATGAAAAATGAGAGTTATTGAAATTAAACTtctatcaatactatatattaattccagaaaccaagggacttccatgtaattaaataaatctatacaaattaattatactatatagttttaaatcgctaGCGCCATGTGATGGACCTGAACaatggacttcaatgtaaatattatatagttttggttaaaagtataaatttagagaatattagaatatggcgAGTTTCGTTAAATAAACGGGTCCCAATTAATCAGTAtataaatatgttaattatttaacatacataaatataatataagtatatgttatattttggaaactatttaaaggtaagtaaatcaattcagattttcaaaaaatataatattccataattcattagatttgtaatttaattagtaaataataatgatatatATAGCAACAGGAGTACTGAAAGTCATACTAGcagcaacgggagtagtgaaattaacaataataaatgcgggagtagtgatagaaaaaataatgacggcgggagaagtgaaagtaataatagtcACAACACAtttaatgaaagtaacagtaagAACAACGGaaagagtatgaaaaattaactaacaattcgattttaagaaaatattaatttatttaaatatacgagcttgacaaaactaacgggttaaccgtaaaaatagcacgaatagtaaaacaaacaacagtaaccgaagaagtagtgaacgtaatagtattaacaggggatgtagtgaaagtaataatattaacggcgggagaggtgaacgtgtctcataatttgttgattaattttacctctcatcataattttaatatataaattgtaaatgtatgtgttaaccaaatttagagaaatcatatttcatagaaaataaaatttaaatgttaaataaaggtagcccgggcgtagccgggcaccaaacctagtataatactattaaaaggctagaTTGAGCACTAAATTTAGCCATGTGTCAGCAAGGAGAGCAAGACTTTGTAAACTAATTTTTCATTTAGTGAATAAATACTGAAATTGACTGTCGTTTTAAATTTTAATGCAATTATGAATTTCTTCATAACACTTTAATGTCCACAATTCATTATTTCATCGGTTAAATAGTCTTATAAGATTATACATTGTAAAATCACTTGGCTGTAATAGCAAGTCATAAATAgctaacataaatttccttatttAATATGTATCATAATTCTTTTCCTATTTTTGTCTtcttacactactacagatacatgctataacaacagttaaaaaccgttgttatataaaaaaagcggacgttgttaaagcgtctgttatagtaggttttaacaacggttggtttttctaagaaacccgttgtgaaaactattaacaacggtttaaagtagaaaaaaccgttgtggaaagggtgactatattttggtgggaaagttataacaacggttatagtataaaaaaccattgttataactaaagacaaagttttttttttaaataaccgttgttgtttatttaaaaaaaaattaaattaaatattactagatgcatgcattattacggcggcccgttataattccgatgcatgcattattactgccaatccTTGCATATGAAtgaacaatatatggaatgagaagggttataagatttgaagcagagatATGATGACACAagttcctaaacatatattaattaaaaaacaactcaaaagacacattacttagtataaatacatgcattatctcaaccaccattccattatctcactatatatcaccaaaccccaactgctaaaacaaactccaaaccctaaatctttcaaacttcaccaacaatgaatgataccatccgtaagACTGTTACTATGACCGAGCACAACAGGAGTTTCATCCGCTGGTTGCTGGACATTGAGGACAGGTACATgagctaccttgaggacgctTGGATCGCACTCGAggatgcaaaaaaaaaatggcttaacagagcagcagttgttgcagctatatgacgatatagcaactgctgaacgaaacctccaaatagctaaggaggagagtatggatatcatagaagagtatgagactctctatgcatatctaagaattgcatttttatcaatgtaattcgttttttaatttatgtatatatatatatatatatatatatatatatatatatatatatatatatatatatatatatatatatatatatatatatattaagtttatcatgcatttctctctatcatcttgtttcttctttgttttattttatttaatttgttttacaagctaataaacgcagaaaaacaacagtgacaaaactaattaagcgaataatacttagagaaagaacataatgatcgataaaaacacatgcaaatgaaataattagagaaagaaaataatgactgagatgacaaaacctaaattaaatcatgcatatttacctgataattagagaaagtaagagacgatgaaaccaacagtgacaacgacgatgaggaagagagaaagagacgatgacaaagtgtgtttgtgttt
This sequence is a window from Silene latifolia isolate original U9 population chromosome 8, ASM4854445v1, whole genome shotgun sequence. Protein-coding genes within it:
- the LOC141594807 gene encoding uncharacterized protein LOC141594807, with protein sequence MEINNYPLTCWWNGEVEVNGEDISYKGGCESFVIVNSTISLNELKSEIYESLEVDKGKYEINIKMKFPSVRGYKVLSLSNDRSLKAMWASVCQSKAASMDLFMELMPLEITQTATQSSNLSFTNMLSQVEDPNWSLSLSTNNVDEAPIDGNIFGDEIENVIEEEDTMLLLSDEDDMIDLVSQPCTNTQFIKVHALDVDYENSWYKSSAAPFKNGEEFNVEQEFASKEILRQVVTSYNVLRNQTWVAKQRALVDIYGDWEESYAFLPRYLDALKEANPGTAVHFVNKPTNDPNFQLLDKVFWSFGPSINGFPHCRPIITIDGTHLYGKYQGVMLIAMGVDANDQLFPLAFAIVEKEDYENWSWFWAA